The following are encoded in a window of Nakamurella sp. A5-74 genomic DNA:
- a CDS encoding ribose-phosphate diphosphokinase, producing MRDIAVFSGSAHRELAAEICAELGIPLQPSTLTRFANDCLEVQLNANCRERDVFLIQPLVAPVQEHLVELLLMIDAARGASAARVTVVMPHYAYARSDKKDAPRISIGGRLMADLMTTAGADRVLTMTLHSPQVHGFFSIPVDHLHALRELAAHFVQYDLRNTIVVSPDLGNAKEAASFARMLGCPVAAGAKQRFADDKVAITSVIGDIDGRDVIVLDDEIAKGSTVIELLRVLKAQGAGAIRIACTHGLFAAGALGRIAQHPEVAEVVCTNTVPLAATEVAAGNGLLTILSIAPAVAEAMRRIHDGESVSALFNQQGPISGQSLF from the coding sequence ATGCGCGACATCGCCGTGTTCTCCGGCAGCGCCCACCGTGAACTCGCCGCCGAGATCTGCGCCGAACTCGGCATCCCGCTCCAGCCGTCCACCCTGACCCGGTTCGCGAACGACTGCCTCGAAGTGCAGCTGAACGCCAACTGCCGGGAACGGGACGTGTTCCTGATCCAGCCGCTGGTCGCTCCGGTCCAGGAGCACCTGGTCGAGCTGCTGCTGATGATCGACGCCGCCCGCGGAGCTTCCGCGGCCAGGGTCACCGTCGTCATGCCGCACTACGCCTACGCGCGATCGGACAAGAAGGATGCGCCGCGCATCTCGATCGGCGGCCGGCTGATGGCCGACCTGATGACCACCGCAGGTGCGGACCGGGTGCTGACCATGACGCTGCACTCCCCCCAGGTGCACGGATTCTTCTCCATCCCGGTGGATCACCTGCATGCGCTGCGCGAGTTGGCCGCGCACTTCGTCCAGTACGACCTCCGCAACACCATCGTGGTGTCCCCGGATCTGGGAAATGCCAAGGAGGCGGCCAGCTTTGCCCGCATGCTGGGGTGCCCGGTGGCTGCCGGCGCCAAACAGCGCTTCGCCGACGACAAGGTGGCGATCACCTCCGTCATCGGCGACATCGACGGTCGGGACGTCATCGTGCTGGACGACGAGATCGCCAAGGGCAGCACGGTGATCGAGCTGCTGCGGGTGCTCAAGGCACAGGGCGCGGGTGCCATCCGGATCGCCTGCACCCACGGACTGTTCGCCGCCGGAGCACTCGGCAGGATCGCCCAGCATCCCGAGGTCGCAGAGGTCGTCTGCACTAACACCGTGCCGCTGGCGGCGACCGAGGTGGCCGCAGGGAACGGGCTGCTCACCATCCTGTCCATCGCACCGGCGGTCGCCGAGGCGATGCGCCGCATCCACGACGGCGAGTCGGTCAGCGCGTTGTTCAACCAGCAAGGACCGATCAGCGGGCAGTCGCTGTTCTGA
- a CDS encoding MFS transporter, with product MSEQRISADPQIGDRVYRKVTRRLLPVMGLCYFLSYLDRTNVAIAKIGEGFPPEITDAVFGLGSGLFFIGYLVFEVPSNMAMHRFGARIWMTRIMVTWGIVACCQAFISGATSFYVIRILLGVAEAGFFPGMLLYMTYWFTQQQRAKIVGLFMAMVPLSTALGAPIGGLLLKMHDFLGLDGWRWLFLIEGIPTIILGAMLWKLLTDRPEQADWLEPEEKRWLTTTLDEQNRRTESTFKYTVRQALVQPRILLLSLVYFGLVTGLYGIGFWLPTIIKGHLSNDNFVISLYTAIPYVIGTAAIIWWGKVVDRSNEYVWRTAIPCGVGGLALMLTALLSSNPWVGYVGMCICAIAVVMTFPGFWRLPSAFLTGAAAAAGLAMINSLGNLSGWAAPTLVGKVKQATGDPKWGLIAIGISMVVAAVIVVFLKSAPTPRGGETIEAGSEDTVS from the coding sequence GTGAGCGAACAGAGAATCAGCGCTGATCCACAGATCGGCGACCGCGTCTACCGCAAGGTGACCCGTCGTTTGCTGCCGGTGATGGGGCTCTGCTACTTCCTGTCCTACCTGGACAGGACGAATGTGGCGATCGCCAAGATCGGCGAAGGGTTTCCGCCCGAGATCACCGACGCGGTGTTCGGGCTGGGATCAGGGCTGTTCTTCATCGGCTATCTGGTCTTCGAGGTCCCGTCGAACATGGCGATGCACCGCTTCGGTGCGCGGATCTGGATGACGCGGATCATGGTCACCTGGGGAATCGTCGCCTGCTGTCAGGCGTTCATCTCCGGCGCCACCAGCTTCTACGTCATTCGCATCCTGCTCGGCGTCGCCGAAGCAGGATTCTTCCCGGGCATGTTGCTGTACATGACGTACTGGTTCACCCAGCAGCAGCGGGCGAAGATCGTCGGGTTGTTCATGGCCATGGTGCCGCTGTCGACGGCGCTGGGTGCACCGATCGGCGGACTGCTGTTGAAGATGCACGACTTCCTCGGGTTGGACGGCTGGCGCTGGCTGTTCCTGATCGAGGGGATCCCGACAATCATCCTGGGCGCGATGCTGTGGAAGCTGCTCACCGACAGACCGGAGCAGGCCGACTGGCTCGAGCCGGAGGAGAAGCGTTGGCTCACAACAACTCTCGACGAGCAGAACCGGCGCACGGAGAGCACCTTCAAATACACTGTGCGGCAGGCCTTGGTGCAGCCGCGCATCCTGCTCCTGTCGCTGGTCTACTTCGGGCTGGTGACCGGTCTCTACGGGATCGGGTTCTGGTTGCCGACGATCATCAAGGGGCACCTGTCGAACGACAACTTCGTCATCTCGCTGTACACCGCCATCCCGTACGTCATCGGCACCGCCGCCATCATCTGGTGGGGGAAGGTGGTCGACCGCAGCAATGAGTACGTCTGGCGCACCGCAATCCCGTGCGGCGTCGGGGGTCTGGCGCTCATGCTGACTGCACTGTTGTCCTCGAACCCCTGGGTCGGGTACGTCGGCATGTGCATCTGCGCGATCGCCGTGGTGATGACGTTCCCCGGCTTCTGGCGGCTGCCGTCGGCATTCCTCACCGGGGCCGCGGCGGCGGCGGGGCTGGCGATGATCAACTCGCTGGGCAACCTGTCGGGCTGGGCGGCACCGACGTTGGTGGGCAAGGTGAAGCAGGCCACCGGCGATCCGAAGTGGGGGCTGATCGCGATCGGGATCAGCATGGTGGTCGCCGCGGTGATCGTGGTGTTCCTCAAGTCCGCACCGACACCGCGCGGGGGCGAGACCATCGAGGCCGGGTCCGAGGACACCGTCAGCTGA
- a CDS encoding GGDEF domain-containing protein, translated as MDGNDAWDVLLAADTTGSYEAALLRADRSLAASRPGGDPAADLGWMLVRISSLHLLQRHGEATAEVERMITAATSPHWRALGLSWRALVNHFASLGQVEIATSGRADSALDDLARATQLMLASSGATDARVVASAHNALGNGFWLLRLFEFAEPHFADAAAVAGQQHQPNLSVKALLNHSMMQLEWANEHKQMNDEAAALPRYEVAAGLARRSHVIAQEHGLHQMQRRGRLFEAAAAVRYAPTSSILEELTDLARHEWVPTAHLAVLQVAMSHAHLRRGDHEAALRWAREAVALTGDKVGGPASIQAYEALASAVPPSQRSADLLSYAFAIARHRWRDRQQLVSAARASMDYERVAMQVHISDQLSRSDPLTGLGNRRALEQHISAWSSDPAGPRTALILVADVDGLKLINDTHGHAAGDRAITTIADHLQQQCGPEAVIVRWGGDEFVVVVPDTADAQAEEGLLERLIDGVEPERPGSASMSVGCATGLLSAWETVLKAADADMYRRRMKLRRNR; from the coding sequence GTGGACGGAAACGATGCCTGGGACGTGCTGCTCGCAGCAGACACCACTGGGTCCTACGAGGCAGCCCTGCTGAGAGCTGATCGCTCACTGGCGGCGTCCCGTCCGGGCGGTGATCCCGCGGCGGACCTGGGGTGGATGCTCGTACGCATCTCGAGCCTGCACCTGTTGCAGCGCCATGGTGAGGCGACTGCCGAGGTCGAACGGATGATCACAGCAGCGACATCACCGCACTGGCGGGCCCTTGGTCTGTCCTGGCGAGCTCTCGTGAACCATTTCGCTTCGCTCGGGCAGGTGGAGATCGCCACCTCGGGGCGAGCGGACTCGGCCCTGGACGACCTTGCCAGGGCCACGCAACTCATGCTCGCGTCGTCCGGTGCAACGGACGCTCGGGTGGTGGCGTCCGCACACAACGCTCTGGGCAACGGGTTCTGGTTGCTCCGATTGTTCGAGTTCGCCGAACCGCACTTCGCGGACGCAGCCGCCGTCGCAGGACAGCAGCACCAACCGAACTTGTCGGTGAAGGCGCTGCTGAACCATTCGATGATGCAGTTGGAATGGGCCAACGAACACAAGCAGATGAACGACGAGGCAGCGGCCCTGCCACGGTACGAGGTCGCCGCCGGGCTGGCGCGCCGCAGCCACGTGATCGCACAGGAGCACGGGCTGCACCAGATGCAGCGCCGGGGCCGACTGTTCGAGGCGGCTGCAGCTGTCCGGTACGCCCCGACGAGCAGCATCCTGGAAGAGCTCACCGACCTCGCGCGTCACGAATGGGTGCCGACGGCGCACCTGGCCGTTCTGCAGGTAGCGATGTCCCATGCGCATCTTCGGCGCGGCGATCACGAGGCCGCGCTGCGGTGGGCCCGCGAGGCTGTGGCCCTCACCGGCGACAAGGTCGGCGGACCGGCGTCCATCCAGGCCTATGAGGCCCTTGCCTCAGCAGTCCCGCCGTCGCAGAGGTCCGCTGATCTGCTCAGCTACGCCTTCGCGATCGCTCGCCACCGCTGGCGGGACCGCCAACAGCTGGTCAGTGCGGCGCGGGCCTCGATGGACTACGAGCGGGTGGCCATGCAGGTGCACATCTCCGACCAGCTGTCCAGATCCGATCCACTGACGGGATTGGGCAACAGACGCGCGCTCGAGCAACACATCTCGGCCTGGTCGTCCGATCCGGCTGGACCACGTACCGCACTGATCCTGGTAGCCGATGTCGACGGTCTGAAGCTCATCAACGACACCCACGGCCACGCGGCCGGCGATCGGGCGATCACCACCATCGCCGACCACCTCCAGCAGCAGTGCGGCCCCGAAGCGGTCATCGTGCGCTGGGGCGGAGACGAGTTCGTGGTGGTGGTACCCGACACCGCTGACGCGCAGGCAGAGGAGGGACTCCTGGAGCGCTTGATCGATGGCGTCGAGCCCGAGCGTCCGGGGTCTGCGAGCATGTCGGTGGGATGTGCAACCGGGCTGCTGTCGGCATGGGAGACCGTCCTGAAAGCGGCCGACGCCGACATGTATCGCCGCAGGATGAAGCTCCGTCGCAACCGGTGA
- a CDS encoding tryptophan 2,3-dioxygenase family protein, with translation MDSGAGTRPMEDGVVTDLSGSMSYAEYLALPTLLSAQRPVSHPEHHDEMLFIVQHQTTELWFKLVLHELRAAVEALDADDLGRALKGVARVKHIQRTLAEAWTVLATLTPSEYLEFRDSLGASSGFQSAQYRAVEFILGNKDPRAMTVFEDDPTAHAHLTHLIGAPTLYDAFWRHLARAGLAVPASVLGRDVREPWTLRPELLPLVIDVYERPGDHWETYEAFEELVDLEENFQLWRFRHVRTVTRIIGGKRGTGGSSGVGYLNKALELTFFPELFAARTELGR, from the coding sequence ATGGATTCCGGCGCCGGCACCCGTCCGATGGAGGACGGCGTCGTCACCGACCTGTCCGGCTCGATGAGCTACGCGGAGTACCTGGCACTGCCCACGCTGCTGAGCGCGCAGCGTCCGGTGAGCCACCCCGAGCACCACGACGAGATGCTGTTCATCGTCCAGCACCAGACCACCGAGCTGTGGTTCAAGCTGGTGCTGCACGAGTTGCGCGCCGCCGTCGAGGCGCTCGACGCCGACGACCTGGGGCGCGCGCTCAAGGGCGTGGCACGGGTCAAGCACATCCAACGCACGCTGGCCGAGGCCTGGACCGTGCTCGCCACGCTGACCCCGAGCGAATATCTCGAGTTCCGCGACTCGCTCGGCGCGTCATCGGGGTTCCAGTCCGCGCAGTACCGGGCGGTGGAGTTCATCCTCGGCAACAAGGACCCGCGGGCGATGACCGTGTTCGAGGACGATCCGACGGCGCACGCGCACCTGACGCACCTCATCGGGGCGCCGACCTTGTACGACGCGTTCTGGCGTCACCTGGCCAGGGCCGGACTGGCTGTTCCGGCGTCCGTGCTCGGACGCGATGTCCGTGAGCCCTGGACGCTCCGGCCCGAACTGCTCCCGCTCGTCATCGATGTCTACGAACGACCCGGTGATCATTGGGAGACCTATGAGGCGTTCGAGGAGCTGGTCGATCTCGAGGAGAACTTCCAGCTCTGGCGGTTCCGTCACGTGCGGACCGTCACCCGCATCATCGGCGGCAAGCGCGGTACCGGTGGGTCCAGTGGCGTCGGATACCTCAACAAGGCATTGGAGCTCACCTTCTTCCCGGAGCTGTTCGCCGCGCGGACCGAACTCGGGCGATGA
- a CDS encoding VOC family protein: MKALRVIPNIPVHDAAQAQEFFGEFLGLSNVEFDLGWVTRLTSPDSDSEVQLVTRDLTSPEDSVISVMTDDVDAAYAEAQTRGYDIVHPLTDEAWGVRRFLVRSPDGCVVNIVRHHT; the protein is encoded by the coding sequence ATGAAAGCACTCCGAGTCATCCCCAACATTCCGGTCCATGACGCGGCGCAGGCCCAGGAGTTCTTCGGGGAGTTCCTGGGTCTGAGCAACGTCGAGTTTGACCTGGGTTGGGTGACCCGGCTGACATCGCCGGATTCCGACTCCGAGGTCCAACTGGTGACGCGCGATCTCACGTCACCCGAGGACTCGGTGATCTCGGTGATGACCGACGACGTCGACGCAGCCTACGCGGAGGCGCAGACCCGCGGCTACGACATCGTGCATCCGTTGACCGACGAGGCATGGGGTGTGCGGCGGTTCCTCGTGAGGTCGCCGGACGGATGTGTGGTCAACATCGTGCGTCACCACACCTGA
- a CDS encoding type II toxin-antitoxin system VapC family toxin, with protein MLDTSTVILLGRLTDASALPDDSVISAITLAELSVGPHVARTSSERAARQAHLQQAESDFDTVPFGPEAARAFGRVAASLRSAGRKPAARAYDALIAASALAENLPIHTCNPNDFSGIEGLEVRVVPHPDR; from the coding sequence ATGTTGGACACGTCGACGGTGATTCTCCTCGGACGGCTCACCGATGCGTCCGCCCTGCCGGACGACTCGGTCATCAGCGCGATCACCTTGGCAGAACTGTCAGTCGGCCCTCACGTCGCCCGTACGTCCAGCGAACGCGCTGCCCGTCAAGCACATCTCCAGCAGGCCGAATCCGACTTCGACACCGTGCCTTTCGGACCCGAGGCGGCGCGTGCATTCGGCCGGGTGGCAGCGTCATTGCGCTCCGCAGGTCGGAAGCCCGCAGCGCGTGCGTATGACGCATTGATTGCGGCCTCGGCTCTGGCGGAGAACCTTCCGATCCACACCTGCAACCCGAACGACTTCTCGGGGATCGAGGGCCTCGAGGTCCGGGTGGTGCCTCATCCGGACCGTTGA
- a CDS encoding type II toxin-antitoxin system prevent-host-death family antitoxin: protein MESVSVRDLRNHGGEVLDRVVRGEAMVVTRDGAEVAELRPRTRRSPSPADLIARRRHLPVVDPDALRADLDEVLDATL from the coding sequence ATGGAGTCAGTGAGTGTCCGAGACCTGCGCAATCACGGGGGAGAGGTCCTCGACCGCGTCGTCCGCGGCGAGGCCATGGTGGTGACGCGCGATGGCGCCGAGGTTGCTGAGTTGCGGCCACGTACCCGCCGCAGCCCATCGCCGGCAGACCTCATCGCTCGGCGACGTCACCTGCCGGTCGTGGATCCCGACGCCCTGCGGGCCGATCTCGACGAAGTGCTGGACGCGACGCTGTGA
- a CDS encoding PAS domain-containing protein gives MTELAGWSTIPPDALPLVLMRAVAAAQSITIADAGSPDAPLVYTNKAFLELTGYDSSAVLGRNCRFLQGPDTDPAAVAELSEAVHAGREVCTVLLNYRRDGTPFWNEVTVTPVQDADGRISHLIGYQVDVTERVEHDAHVWKAVDARHLIGQAQGIIMRAHGVDSSTSFDVLRRLSQQSNTKLSAVAAEIVSTHKLPTSADPTWPGDSTGLL, from the coding sequence GTGACCGAACTTGCAGGATGGTCGACCATCCCGCCCGACGCCTTGCCGTTGGTGCTGATGCGCGCGGTCGCCGCGGCTCAGAGCATCACCATTGCCGACGCCGGCTCACCGGACGCCCCGCTGGTGTACACCAACAAGGCGTTCTTGGAGCTGACGGGATACGACTCCTCCGCGGTACTCGGGCGCAATTGCCGGTTCCTGCAGGGTCCGGACACCGACCCAGCCGCGGTGGCCGAGCTTTCCGAGGCGGTGCACGCCGGGCGGGAGGTGTGCACTGTCCTGCTCAACTACAGACGCGACGGCACGCCGTTCTGGAACGAGGTGACTGTGACTCCGGTGCAGGACGCCGATGGCCGCATCAGCCATCTCATCGGCTACCAGGTGGATGTCACCGAACGAGTCGAGCACGACGCGCACGTGTGGAAAGCCGTGGACGCACGGCACCTCATCGGCCAGGCCCAGGGCATCATCATGAGAGCCCACGGTGTCGATTCCAGCACGTCTTTCGACGTGCTCCGCCGCCTGTCTCAACAGTCGAACACCAAACTCAGCGCCGTCGCCGCCGAGATCGTCAGCACTCACAAGCTCCCGACCAGCGCGGACCCGACCTGGCCAGGCGACAGCACCGGGCTGTTGTGA
- a CDS encoding SgcJ/EcaC family oxidoreductase gives MSDSRAEDRAAIKAVMVDSYKAWEAGDADGMVARYTADATAIVTGSLRNSRDSIRENMALGFAGPLKGSSISNDLLSIRFVGRDGAIVVSESGILFAGQTEVPDAGKVNCTWVLEKRDRRWMIAAYHNSPVLSPGQVGSALVGSL, from the coding sequence ATGTCAGACAGTCGTGCAGAAGACCGGGCCGCGATCAAGGCCGTGATGGTCGACTCCTACAAGGCATGGGAGGCCGGGGACGCCGACGGGATGGTCGCCAGGTACACCGCCGATGCGACCGCCATCGTGACCGGATCGCTTCGCAACAGCCGTGACTCCATCCGCGAGAACATGGCCCTCGGCTTCGCAGGGCCCCTGAAAGGCAGCTCGATCTCCAACGATCTGCTCAGCATCCGATTCGTCGGCCGCGACGGCGCGATTGTGGTCAGCGAGTCCGGCATCCTGTTCGCGGGCCAAACCGAGGTCCCGGACGCGGGCAAGGTGAACTGCACCTGGGTTCTCGAGAAGCGGGATCGCCGGTGGATGATTGCCGCCTATCACAACAGCCCGGTGCTGTCGCCTGGCCAGGTCGGGTCCGCGCTGGTCGGGAGCTTGTGA
- a CDS encoding GntR family transcriptional regulator, whose protein sequence is MASSSALPVLPSKTDQVFDLIRARILDGRLQPDQRISMDELSRELGVSKIPVREAIGRLEALGFVTNKQHAGPAVAAVDIRQLNGAYLARAELEPLIARLAAQNASVASVRSLAVVHKHMSAALANGRHQLLADLNSEFHAGLAAMTGYAILGEIDEALLLAVRRYRVIDPLTTDNWARVVREHEIILDAVRAGDGTAAAAAARHHAESQAGLEFDPQP, encoded by the coding sequence ATGGCGTCATCTTCAGCACTACCGGTGCTTCCGAGCAAGACCGATCAGGTCTTCGACCTGATCCGCGCCAGGATCCTGGACGGGCGCCTGCAGCCGGATCAGCGCATCAGCATGGACGAACTGTCCCGCGAGCTCGGAGTCAGCAAGATTCCGGTCCGCGAAGCAATCGGTCGACTGGAAGCGCTCGGCTTCGTCACCAACAAACAGCACGCCGGCCCCGCCGTGGCGGCGGTGGACATCCGTCAGCTCAACGGTGCCTACCTCGCCCGCGCCGAGCTGGAGCCGCTCATCGCCAGACTTGCCGCTCAGAACGCGTCGGTCGCGAGCGTCCGGAGCCTTGCGGTCGTACACAAACACATGAGTGCGGCGCTCGCCAACGGCCGACACCAACTTCTGGCAGATCTCAACTCCGAGTTCCACGCCGGGCTCGCGGCCATGACCGGATACGCGATCCTCGGCGAGATCGATGAAGCGCTGTTGCTGGCAGTGCGTCGCTACCGGGTCATTGATCCGCTCACCACGGACAACTGGGCCCGCGTGGTGCGAGAGCACGAGATCATCCTGGACGCGGTCAGAGCCGGGGACGGCACTGCAGCCGCCGCAGCCGCTCGCCATCACGCTGAATCGCAAGCGGGCCTCGAGTTCGACCCTCAGCCATAG
- a CDS encoding MFS transporter, protein MVASTIGTVMEWYDFNLYGLASALIFGPLIFGTSSVGGTLASFATYAVGFAARPIGGVILGHLGDRVGRKRVLILTMYGMGISTALLGLLPTHAQVGVLAPILLVVLRIGQGIAVGGEFAGATLLTIENAPPGRRGLFGSIPAMGTGAGFVLASAVFGLVSLLPDDVFLTWGWRIPFFVSIGLVVFGLWLRRGIEETAAFSEVRETDTRERFPLLTIIRTQPSAVLRTMGITVSGFVFGYSVQAFAVNYAVKTVGVSRSLMLWGIALASALEIIAIPFWGWLSDKIGRKVMVSIGLVFTVAYILPFFALLETGKPGLIILALIIALPIAKDMVFGPQAALVAEQFDSQVRFSGVSAGREVGGAIFGGTAPFIATALVAATGSTDSIAFYIMAACVVTLVAVLLGRETSRGSLRGAAREALDTAR, encoded by the coding sequence ATGGTCGCCAGCACGATCGGCACTGTCATGGAGTGGTACGACTTCAACCTTTATGGTCTGGCCTCTGCGCTCATCTTCGGGCCGCTGATCTTCGGCACGTCCTCGGTCGGAGGCACTCTGGCCTCCTTCGCCACCTACGCCGTTGGCTTCGCTGCTCGGCCCATCGGCGGCGTCATCCTCGGCCACCTGGGCGATCGCGTCGGACGCAAACGCGTCCTCATCCTCACGATGTATGGCATGGGCATCAGCACCGCACTTCTGGGACTGCTGCCCACACATGCCCAGGTCGGAGTGCTCGCTCCGATCCTGTTGGTGGTGCTGCGGATCGGGCAGGGCATCGCAGTCGGCGGCGAGTTCGCCGGCGCCACCCTGCTGACGATCGAGAACGCGCCTCCCGGACGCCGTGGTCTGTTCGGATCGATCCCCGCCATGGGCACCGGAGCCGGTTTCGTACTGGCGAGCGCGGTGTTCGGACTGGTGTCGCTCCTGCCCGATGATGTGTTCCTGACCTGGGGCTGGCGGATTCCGTTCTTCGTCAGCATCGGATTGGTCGTGTTCGGTCTGTGGTTGCGGCGCGGCATCGAGGAGACCGCAGCCTTCTCGGAGGTACGGGAGACGGACACCCGCGAGCGTTTCCCACTGCTCACCATCATCCGCACCCAGCCTTCAGCCGTACTCCGCACGATGGGTATCACAGTGTCCGGGTTCGTGTTCGGCTACAGCGTGCAGGCCTTTGCGGTCAACTACGCGGTGAAGACCGTCGGCGTCAGTCGCAGCCTGATGCTGTGGGGTATCGCGCTGGCCTCCGCGCTGGAGATCATCGCCATCCCGTTCTGGGGCTGGCTCTCGGACAAGATCGGCCGCAAGGTGATGGTCTCGATCGGCCTGGTGTTCACCGTTGCCTACATCTTGCCGTTCTTCGCCCTGCTCGAAACTGGCAAACCGGGCCTGATCATCCTCGCGCTGATCATCGCCCTGCCCATAGCCAAGGACATGGTCTTCGGACCGCAAGCAGCCCTGGTGGCGGAGCAGTTCGATTCCCAGGTGCGCTTCAGTGGAGTCAGCGCCGGCCGCGAGGTCGGAGGCGCGATCTTCGGCGGCACGGCACCTTTCATCGCCACCGCCCTGGTCGCCGCCACCGGCAGCACCGACTCCATCGCTTTCTACATCATGGCGGCCTGCGTGGTGACCCTGGTGGCCGTGCTCCTGGGTAGGGAGACGTCGCGGGGGTCCCTGCGTGGCGCAGCCCGTGAGGCTCTCGACACTGCCCGCTGA
- a CDS encoding SDR family NAD(P)-dependent oxidoreductase, with translation MNRPHQRVALVTGAARGIGLEIAAELARSGMLVALADLGDSAAEAAQALQHSGFEVMSVTMDVTDEPSVAHAVATVTRRWAAPAVLVNNAGISRPAATLDTGLDDWNQVLAVNLTGPFLCSRACLPAMQDAGWGRVVMISSFNAKSAPVNGDNASYAASKAGLTGLIHNLAVEFGPSGITVNGIAPGIVDTALLRQAHTPERRAELVRRLPVGRFTTPAEIAATAAFLVSDGAASITGEIVNVNGGLYFD, from the coding sequence ATGAACCGACCGCACCAGCGGGTGGCACTGGTGACAGGAGCGGCCCGCGGCATCGGGCTGGAGATCGCAGCCGAACTGGCCCGTTCCGGAATGCTGGTTGCGCTGGCTGATCTCGGCGACTCCGCGGCGGAAGCGGCACAGGCGCTGCAGCACAGCGGGTTCGAGGTCATGTCTGTGACCATGGACGTCACTGACGAACCATCCGTTGCCCACGCGGTCGCCACCGTCACCCGACGATGGGCAGCACCCGCCGTGCTGGTGAACAACGCGGGTATCAGTCGGCCGGCAGCCACTCTGGACACCGGCCTCGATGACTGGAACCAGGTGCTGGCAGTGAACCTCACCGGACCGTTCCTGTGCTCGCGAGCGTGCCTGCCGGCCATGCAGGACGCGGGCTGGGGCAGGGTGGTGATGATCTCCTCCTTCAACGCCAAGTCCGCACCGGTCAACGGTGACAACGCCTCCTACGCCGCTTCCAAAGCAGGGCTGACCGGACTGATCCACAATCTCGCGGTCGAGTTCGGACCCTCCGGCATCACGGTGAACGGCATCGCCCCCGGAATCGTCGACACCGCATTGCTCCGACAGGCCCACACCCCTGAGCGACGGGCCGAACTGGTCCGCCGGCTGCCGGTCGGCCGATTCACCACCCCCGCCGAGATCGCCGCGACCGCAGCGTTCCTGGTGTCCGACGGGGCAGCATCCATCACCGGCGAGATCGTCAACGTCAACGGCGGGCTCTATTTCGACTGA